In Prochlorococcus marinus CUG1415, the sequence TTGGCCTCAATAATATTATTACTTACAAACTTTTCTCTTTTTTCAACAACGTTGCCAACAGGCTTAAAAAAGAGAGAATTTAATATGTAAGTGAGAGCAACTACTTGTATCGCCATTAGTGGCAAAGTGGCATTTATATCAAATAATCCACCTTCTGTAGCACCAAAAAAATTAAAGGCCAACATATGATTCAGTTGAAGTTAAAAAATTAAATTTAAATATTGCTAATAAGGAGTAGAAGCAATATTAACTTTTAGGAAAAAGGATTCGCAAAAAGTAGTACCAAAGCCACAACTAATCCGTAAATTGTTAATGACTCCATAAAAGCGAATGATAAAAGAAGAGTACCTCTGATTTTACCTTCAGCTTCTGGTTGACGGGCTATACCCTCAACAGCACCTTGAGCTGCGTTACCTTGTCCAAGACCTGGGCCAATAGCACCTAGACCAACTGCTAAGCCAGCAGCTACAACTGATGCAGCGGAAGTAATCGAATCCATAATTTTGAAATAAAGAGCTTAATACTTGTGATAAATCTTTTTTGTCATACACGCTTGGACATCCTTTCATTTAAGAATGGGTCTGATATTTTCAGACCTACGCGATTAGATATTTTGCCAGATTACAGACCCTTTGTAAAAGCGTCTGAATGTATTGGAAGACAGCTAATGATGTTCTTCAACAGCTTCTCCAATGTAGTAGGCCGCTAAAGTTGCGAAAATCAATGCCTGAATTGCACTAGTAAATAATCCTAGGAACATAACAGGTATTGGTAGAATTAGTGGAACTAAGAAGACTAGAACACCAACAACAAGTTCATCAGCCAAAATATTTCCAAATAGCCTGAAAGAGAGTGATAAAGGTTTAGTAAAGTCCTCTAGAATTTTAAAAGGAAGCATAATCGGAGTTGGGTGAACATAGTATTCGAAGTATCTCCAACCCTTGTTGCTTAAACCAGCATAGAAATAAGAAAGTGAAACCAATAAAGCCAAAGCTATTGTTGTATTGATATCTGCAGTTGGTGCTCCCAACTCTCCACTTGGCAACTTAATCAATCTCCAAGGAATTAAAGCTCCTCCCCAATTACTAACAAAGACGAATAAAAATAATGTACCTATAAATGGCATCCAATCTCTATAAACTTTTTCACCTATTTGAGTCCTAGCAAGATCTCTTATATAATCCCAGAGAAACTCAAGCAAGTTTTGAAGGCCTTTAGGATCATTTTCCATTTTTTTAGTTCCTAAAGAAATAAAAACTAATAACGCTCCTAATAAAATCCAAGATGTCAAAAATACCTGCCCATGAAGTCTGATATTTCCAATTTGCCAATAAAGATGTTGACCAACTTCTAATGCTGCAAAATTTGTTAGCAGGGAATTAAAGAACATTTGATTTGAATAAAAAATTTACTTAAGAACGTGAAAAATAAAGAATGAGTGAAGGTTTATAAATAAAAAAACCTATCATTGCAGGAAAAATATCCAAAGATCCTAGCTTGCTAGCAAAAATAAAGAGGCAAACTGGAACTAATAGTTGCAATTTTGATACACCTGTTGATTCTTTACCAAGTTTTCCTACATTTTTAGCGAGCAAACGTAAGTAAAAAATACCGGCAATTGCACCTATAAAAATACTAAAACCAAAAGTAAATCCGAGAAAAATTCCAGTTATTGATGCTAATAAAATAGAAACAATAAAAGTAATTCCAAAAATTGTTAATTGCAATTTTGTGTATTCATCATTTTGAGAAAGTAAATTATCTATTTGATTGGCGATGCCAGATCTACTTTCCTTGATGATTGAATTATCCAGGGATTGAGCAAATTGAACATTCTCATTAGAAGGATGCTCAACTTTTTTTCTATTTGAGTCCACTGATGTGAACATAGTTTAGAAATCCTCTCTTAAATGGTTTGAAGTAAGTATATAAACTCAGGGAATCTATCACGGAGAGGGGCCTTTTAGCTAGTTTTTTTTTATAAAAAATTAATTCTTAAGATTTATGATGAATCTATAGACCATTTTTTACTTTATTCTTCAAGAATAAATCTCATAAAAAAGTCATAATATTAATTGACTTACAACTTAAAACGTTAATAAAAGACTTGGCAAAATCTGAATTAAACGTCTCAATAGTGTATATACATCTAAAAAATTGGAGATAAGTCAAGAAAAAATAGAATATAAAAGAATTTCTAAAAGAAAAAAAACCCTTAGTTCTGATAACAAAAAGAATCAAAGCAATTTAATAGAATCTATATTTCCCTTACCTTGGACAATATGGCCTTATGAGGCAAAAATCCTAGTTATGCTCGTTGGAATTTGGTCAATATTAGGAATATTTATTCTAGGATCATCAAGTTGGTGGGTGGCTAGTAGAGAAATGGGAAATTGGGCTTACTTCTTAAAGAAACAAATTATTTGGACAATTCCAGGCATTGGTCTATTTTATTTGGTTCTTAATACGAACATTAGAAGTCTTTTAAAGTGTTCAAAAATTATTTTTTATATTTTATTCTTTTTGATTTTCCTAACCAATATTACTGGAATTACGGTGAATGGATCTTCAAGATGGCTATTACTAGGGAATTTACGTCTGCAACCATCTGAATTAATTAAACCTTTCCTAATTTTAGAATCTTCAAACCTTTTTGCTCATTGGAATCTGATAAAGAATGATAAAAAACTAATTACAATAACATCATTTGGTTTATTAATTTTATTAATACTAAAGCAGCCTAATTTAAGTACTGCATCATTAACTGGAATTCTTTTTTGGGTTATGGGTTTATGTGGAGGCGTAAAACTTAGCTCTCTTAGTTCATTTGCCTCATTTGGATTAATTACTGGATGTATTAGTATCCTCAATAACGAATATCAAAAACTTAGAGTTACTTCATTTATTAATCCTTGGAAAGATCAACAAGAAAGTGGATTTCAATTGGTTCAAAGTTTATTAGCCATAGGTTCAGGTGGTCTATTTGGCCAAGGTTTTGGGCTTTCTATACAAAAATTACAGTACCTACCATTTATGTACACAGATTTTATTTTTGCCATTTTTGCGGAGGAATTTGGTTTATTGGGTTGTACTTTATTCTTAGGTTTTTTAGCAGTTTTCTCTTATATAAGCCTAAGAATTGCTCTTAAGTGTAGAAACAACTATACAAAATTAGTTGCTATCGGATGCGGTGTATTGTTGACAGCTCAATCAATAATGCATATTGCTGTAGCCACGGGTTCAATGCCTACTACAGGCTTACCCCTACCCTTCATTAGTTATGGTGGGAATTCATTAATCGCATCTTTTTTTATTGCAGGGATGTTACTTAGATGTTCATTAGAATCAACAGGATTCATAGGTATGATGAGTACACGAAAGACTCTTCATTAGTTAGAATTTAAAAGAATTCAGCCAAGCTATCGAATCATTTAATTTATTTATTTCAGAATTATCTCAAAAGGGTAATCTGCTTATGCAGAATGGTCTAAATAGTCCAGGTCCATTTACTATATTTTTGGTTTTCAGCGCAGGACTTTTAACAAGTCTTGGGCCATGCTCATTATCATTACTTCCAGTCACAATTGCTTATATAGGAGGAACAGAGGAGAATAAATTTAAACTTATTAGTTTTTCAGGAGGAGTCGTTTTTTCACTCGTTGCACTTGGGGCTGCTAGTGGATTCTTAGGTAAAATATACGGTCAAATTCCATCTTATTACACTTCGTTTGTTGCCCTAATAGCAATAATAATGGGTTTAAATTTACTGGGGATTCTAAAGTTTCAGTTCCCGAATGGACCTGATTTAAAAATAATTGAAAATAAAATACCATCATTTCTAGGACCTTTTGCGATAGGAATTACTTTTGGATTAGCCTCTTCACCTTGCATTACTCCAGTTTTGGCTACTCTTCTCGCTTGGGTATCGCAAGCTAAAAATCCGACGATCTCTATTATTGTTTTATTCTTCTTTGGAATAGGCCAAGTAACTCCATTAATTGTCGCAGGGGCTACTGCAGAAAACTTAAAAAAATTTTTAGAACTTAGAAAATTTAGTCAAATAATTCCCACCTTAAGTGGGATATTTTTAGTTTCCCTAGGATTATTAAATTTATTTTCAAATTGGATTTAAATGATTATTTTTAAGAATTTAATTTTAAAAATATCAAGTTTAAGATTCGCCATATCGCTAATAATCTTCATAGCCATTTCAAGTGGCATAGGAACTTTCATCCCTCAAGGTAATAATAAAAAATTCTATATTGATATTTTCGATGATGCTCCTATTTTTGGACTTTTAAATGGAGATAATGTCTTAAGACTTCAATTGGATCATATATATACAAGCTTCTGGTTTTTATTTTCATTAATTCTTCTTTGCATTTCTCTTTCAGCTTGCAGTTTTAGGAGGCAAATCCCTTCTCTAAAAGCTTCATTAAAATGGATTGAATATGATAGTGAAAAAAAATTTAGCAAACTACAATTAACTTCAAGTCACCAAATCAATGAAGACGAAGATCAACTATCACAAGCTGATTTATTACTTAAAAAAAGAGGATGGAAAACATACAAATTTAAAAGTCATATATCTGCAAGAAGGGGTTTAATTGGAAAAGTCGGACCTTTAGTTGTACATATTGGATTAATAGTCTTACTTATAGGTTCAGCATATGGAAGTTTTACAAGTGAATCAAAAGAACAATATTTGTTGCCTGGAGAAAGCTTGAATCTTATCAATGAGAGTACAAACTCAAAAGCTAATGTGAAATTAGTCGATTTTTCTATAGAACGAGAAAGTGATGGTATACCAAAGCAGTTCGTTTCAAAGTTAGATTTTTCTTCTGAAGATTTAAAATCGAATGAAATCAAAACTGCCAAAGTTAATCACCCAATTAGGTTTAAAGGTTTAACTATTTATCAAGCTGATTGGGCAATATCAAATATAGTTTTAGAAATAGATAATATCCTTTATCAATTACAGCTAAAGGAGATTCCTGAAATAGGCAATCAAGTTTGGGGGGTTTTAGTTGAATTAGGTTCAGAGACTAAAAAAAATTTCCTTTTAACCATAGACAATGAAAATGGTCCACTTACAATTTCCAATATAGAAAATTTTTCCGAGAATATTCTCTATATCAATGAAGATCCCTTGGAAGTTAACTTTTCAAAATTATCTTTAAAAAAAATAATACCCAGCAGTGGATTAATTATTAAAAATGATCCGTCTGTGCCATTTATTTACTTTTCTTTCATCTTAATAATTTTTGGAACAATAATAAGTCTTATACCAACCAACCAATTATGGATTCTTGTAAATAAAGAAACAAAAAAGTTATCCATTGGAGGTCTAAGCAATAAAAATCTAGTTGGTTTTAAAAAAGAATTTTTAAAATTATCAGAAGAAATAAAAAATTTTTAAATTTTTTTCTGTCCACTAAAAATATCCAACTGCATAGAAACATTCCCTCTTGGATTAAATGCAGCATTTAAATGTATCCAGTGCGGTGAGCCTGAACTCAATAAATCATCCATAATTCTATTAACAACTTCCTCGTGTGATATTTTTATATCTCTAAAATTATTGATATAAAGCTTTAAAGACTTCAACTCATAAACTCTCAAATTAGGTTGATAAATAATATTTAGCTTTGCAAAATCTGGATAACCAGAAAAGGGGCACTTACAAGTGAATTCAGGTAACTGAATAGAAATTTCATAAATTCTTTTCTTATTTGGATTCTCGAAACAAATTATTTTTGATTCTTCAATAATTCTTTCACCATATAGTGGTTTTTGTGTCGAATCATCTAATTTAGCTGTACTCATTTTTAGTAGAACTTATTTACTAAACCTATATAAAAAGATCAAAATCCGCAAAAATCTCAAGAAGCTTAAGTATTACAATTAACTCAGTCAAAAACTGTTAAATCTTATTTTTGTATCAATAGTAACATTCATAATGTTAGCCAAGAGGCTTATATGTGTTTAGTTCAAAGAAAAATTAATGGACATTTGTTTGATAACTATTGATAACAACTTAAATAAATCACTTCAACCAAAAAGTGCTATTGGAATGTTATGGCTTCAAACACACTTCGATGATGATCATTGGGAAGCATTATCAACTAGTACAGTAATTATTTCTGAAGAGAATTCTAAATTATTAATTGAAGACGCTTCGAATGCAGGACTTAATATTAAATGTTTTTCTGATATTTCAATGTTGGATCTTTTCCAAAAAAACAATTAAAATGACAATATTCAAGCTTTAATCATGAAGAAAATTGAGGCAATCATACGTCCATTTAAACTGGAGGATGTAAAAATTGCATTAGTAAACTCTGGTATCGTTGGAATGACAGTTAGTGAAGTTAGAGGTTTTGGTAGACAAAAAGGACAAGTTGAAAGATATAGAGGATCCGAATTTACTGTTGAATTCCTTCAGAAACTCAAAGTAGAAGTTGTAGTAGAAGATGAAAAAGTTAATTCAGTCATAGATGCAATTGCTGAAGCAGCAAAAACTGGAGAGATAGGTGACGGGAAGATATTCATCACATCAGTTGATTCTGTTGTAAGAATTAGAACTGGTGAGAAAGATGAAGAAGCTCTCTAATTCAAAGAGTTTCATTTACTAAATTTTGTATATATTCTCTATTAATCCTTGGATTTGCTTCACTTCTTAAACTCATCCAAGCTAGATATTCATGATTTCCAGCAGGGCCCACCAAAGGAGAAGCTATTAAATTATTTATATTCCATTGAAAATTTTTAGCATTACTAATAACAGACTCTATAGCCTCAGTATGGAATTTAGGATTGCGAACTACGCCACCTTTACTAACTTTATCTTTACCCACCTCAAATTGGGGCTTAATTAAAAATATTCCCTCTATACAATCTCCTACTAATAAATTACTAATAGATTTAAAAACTAACTTTAATGAAATAAAAGACAAATCAGCAACCACAAAATTTGGCAATTGATCACTTCTAGATAAAAGATCATTAGGTTTTAAATTTCGAATGTTTGTTCGTTCAAAAAGGATGACTTTTGGGTTATTTCTAATCTTCCATGCAGTCTGTCCATAACCAACATCTATCCCATAAACTAACTTTGCTCCTTGTTGCAATAAGCAATCAGTAAATCCCCCGGTAGAGATTCCTGCGTCAATACATATTTTATCTTTTACTTTAATTTCAAGTTTTTTAAATGCCTCCAATAATTTATCGCCGCCCCTTGATACAAACATAGGTTCGGAATCAATAAAAAATTCAGATCCAATTAATACTTGTTGTCCAGGTTTATCCCATACTTTCCCATTGATATCTCTAACCTTACCCGCAAGAATTAAACCTTGGGCTTTTTGACGAGTTTCACATAAACCACTTTTTAGAAGATAAAGGTCTAATCTACTTTTTTTAATCATCTATTAATCAATAAAAAAAGACTGAATAATGAACTTCTACAAGATTAAGATCCAAATTCTTTAATACCTTCCAATTTTAAATAAGAACTAAAAAATTACCCATTATTAACGAAAGGACTAAATGCAAACATTTTTATATTTAAGCTTTCTTAATTAGCCAGAAAAATGTTACATAAGAAAATAATAGTCAGGCAAATATGTTCAATGGCAAGTACATCTTTAAGGTATAGAGCAATAATTCGATTTTGGTTATAAAGTTTAAATTGATAATTAATAAAAATTGTGATCGAGCGTTACACATTACCCGAAATGGGGAAAATCTGGACTGATAGCGCAAAATTCCAGAGTTGGCTTAAGGTTGAAATAGCTGCATGTGAAGCAAATTTTTCCCTGGGGAAAATTCCTGAGAATGCCATGAGAGAGATACGTTCAAATGCAAAGTTTGATGAATCTAGAATTACAGAAATTGAGAAAGAAGTTAAACATGATGTCATAGCATTTCTTACAAGCGTTAATGAATTTGTAGGAGATTCTGGAAGATATATACATGTTGGCATGACCAGTAGTGATGTACTTGATACTGGCTTATCTCTTCAGTTAAAAGATTCTTGCGAATTGTTATTAGAAGAAATTGAGAACCTAGAAAATGAAGTCAGATTATTAGCAAGGAAGCATAAAAATACATTAATGATTGGCAGATCTCATGCAATTCATGGGGAGCCAATTTCCTTCGGTTTTAAACTTGCTGGATGGTTAGCAGAAATAATAAGGAACAAAAAAAGATTGTTAGCACTTAAAGAATCTGTAGCAATTGGACAAATAAGTGGTGCAATGGGAACTTACGCTAATACGAATCCCAAAGTAGAACAAATAACTTGTGATTTACTAGGCTTAAAACCTGATACAGCAAGTACGCAGGTGATATCGAGAGACAGGCATGCAGAATATGTTCAAACTATTGCACTAGTTGGCGCTTCTCTAGATAGATTTGCAACTGAAATAAGAAATTTACAAAGAACTGATGTTTTAGAAGTTGAGGAGGGCTTTACAAAAGGGCAAAAAGGAAGTTCTGCCATGCCTCATAAAAGAAATCCTATTCGAAGTGAAAGAGTAAGCGGTTTAGCAAGAATTTTGAGGA encodes:
- the atpE gene encoding ATP synthase F0 subunit C; amino-acid sequence: MDSITSAASVVAAGLAVGLGAIGPGLGQGNAAQGAVEGIARQPEAEGKIRGTLLLSFAFMESLTIYGLVVALVLLFANPFS
- the atpB gene encoding F0F1 ATP synthase subunit A, which produces MFFNSLLTNFAALEVGQHLYWQIGNIRLHGQVFLTSWILLGALLVFISLGTKKMENDPKGLQNLLEFLWDYIRDLARTQIGEKVYRDWMPFIGTLFLFVFVSNWGGALIPWRLIKLPSGELGAPTADINTTIALALLVSLSYFYAGLSNKGWRYFEYYVHPTPIMLPFKILEDFTKPLSLSFRLFGNILADELVVGVLVFLVPLILPIPVMFLGLFTSAIQALIFATLAAYYIGEAVEEHH
- a CDS encoding FtsW/RodA/SpoVE family cell cycle protein — its product is MEISQEKIEYKRISKRKKTLSSDNKKNQSNLIESIFPLPWTIWPYEAKILVMLVGIWSILGIFILGSSSWWVASREMGNWAYFLKKQIIWTIPGIGLFYLVLNTNIRSLLKCSKIIFYILFFLIFLTNITGITVNGSSRWLLLGNLRLQPSELIKPFLILESSNLFAHWNLIKNDKKLITITSFGLLILLILKQPNLSTASLTGILFWVMGLCGGVKLSSLSSFASFGLITGCISILNNEYQKLRVTSFINPWKDQQESGFQLVQSLLAIGSGGLFGQGFGLSIQKLQYLPFMYTDFIFAIFAEEFGLLGCTLFLGFLAVFSYISLRIALKCRNNYTKLVAIGCGVLLTAQSIMHIAVATGSMPTTGLPLPFISYGGNSLIASFFIAGMLLRCSLESTGFIGMMSTRKTLH
- a CDS encoding cytochrome c biogenesis CcdA family protein, which translates into the protein MQNGLNSPGPFTIFLVFSAGLLTSLGPCSLSLLPVTIAYIGGTEENKFKLISFSGGVVFSLVALGAASGFLGKIYGQIPSYYTSFVALIAIIMGLNLLGILKFQFPNGPDLKIIENKIPSFLGPFAIGITFGLASSPCITPVLATLLAWVSQAKNPTISIIVLFFFGIGQVTPLIVAGATAENLKKFLELRKFSQIIPTLSGIFLVSLGLLNLFSNWI
- a CDS encoding cytochrome c biogenesis protein ResB → MIIFKNLILKISSLRFAISLIIFIAISSGIGTFIPQGNNKKFYIDIFDDAPIFGLLNGDNVLRLQLDHIYTSFWFLFSLILLCISLSACSFRRQIPSLKASLKWIEYDSEKKFSKLQLTSSHQINEDEDQLSQADLLLKKRGWKTYKFKSHISARRGLIGKVGPLVVHIGLIVLLIGSAYGSFTSESKEQYLLPGESLNLINESTNSKANVKLVDFSIERESDGIPKQFVSKLDFSSEDLKSNEIKTAKVNHPIRFKGLTIYQADWAISNIVLEIDNILYQLQLKEIPEIGNQVWGVLVELGSETKKNFLLTIDNENGPLTISNIENFSENILYINEDPLEVNFSKLSLKKIIPSSGLIIKNDPSVPFIYFSFILIIFGTIISLIPTNQLWILVNKETKKLSIGGLSNKNLVGFKKEFLKLSEEIKNF
- the queF gene encoding preQ(1) synthase, yielding MSTAKLDDSTQKPLYGERIIEESKIICFENPNKKRIYEISIQLPEFTCKCPFSGYPDFAKLNIIYQPNLRVYELKSLKLYINNFRDIKISHEEVVNRIMDDLLSSGSPHWIHLNAAFNPRGNVSMQLDIFSGQKKI
- a CDS encoding P-II family nitrogen regulator → MKKIEAIIRPFKLEDVKIALVNSGIVGMTVSEVRGFGRQKGQVERYRGSEFTVEFLQKLKVEVVVEDEKVNSVIDAIAEAAKTGEIGDGKIFITSVDSVVRIRTGEKDEEAL
- a CDS encoding TlyA family RNA methyltransferase, which produces MIKKSRLDLYLLKSGLCETRQKAQGLILAGKVRDINGKVWDKPGQQVLIGSEFFIDSEPMFVSRGGDKLLEAFKKLEIKVKDKICIDAGISTGGFTDCLLQQGAKLVYGIDVGYGQTAWKIRNNPKVILFERTNIRNLKPNDLLSRSDQLPNFVVADLSFISLKLVFKSISNLLVGDCIEGIFLIKPQFEVGKDKVSKGGVVRNPKFHTEAIESVISNAKNFQWNINNLIASPLVGPAGNHEYLAWMSLRSEANPRINREYIQNLVNETL
- the purB gene encoding adenylosuccinate lyase, which gives rise to MIERYTLPEMGKIWTDSAKFQSWLKVEIAACEANFSLGKIPENAMREIRSNAKFDESRITEIEKEVKHDVIAFLTSVNEFVGDSGRYIHVGMTSSDVLDTGLSLQLKDSCELLLEEIENLENEVRLLARKHKNTLMIGRSHAIHGEPISFGFKLAGWLAEIIRNKKRLLALKESVAIGQISGAMGTYANTNPKVEQITCDLLGLKPDTASTQVISRDRHAEYVQTIALVGASLDRFATEIRNLQRTDVLEVEEGFTKGQKGSSAMPHKRNPIRSERVSGLARILRSYVLTALENVPLWHERDISHSSNERIMLPDVSICLHFMLSEMKYIVSNLEVYPKNMLKNLNIYGGVIFSQKVLLLLVEKGLSREKAYSIVQKNAHQAWNTENGDFKQNIERDNEIMDFIDQSDLEECFNPSIHLNNLSVIWEKLGI